A stretch of the Panthera uncia isolate 11264 chromosome D1, Puncia_PCG_1.0, whole genome shotgun sequence genome encodes the following:
- the LOC125911330 gene encoding olfactory receptor 2G3-like, giving the protein MDMIKTNFTVTEFVFLGLSSQPKMQLILFIMFLFFYLLTVVGNIIIITVIQIEPRLQTPMYFFLTNLSFLDICYISTNVPQMLSNMVGKKTIPFSSCATQMYFSLSFGMIECVLLGVMAYDRYVAICHPLHYTVIMNQSICVQLAAISWSSSFLSSMVINVLTLSLPYCGPNVLNHFFCEVPSVLRLACTDTSFTELVVFIFSIIIVFIPFLLIVVSYARILLSVLRIRSASGRHKALSTCASHLTVVALFYGTAIFMYMRPQSKSSRAGGKIIAVFYTVITPMVNPLIYSLRNQDVKGALRRAIAKQKTGGVLMGHKVNC; this is encoded by the coding sequence ATGGATATGATAAAAACAAACTTCACTGTGACTGAATTTGTGTTCCTGGGCCTCTCATCTCAGCCAAAGATGcagctcattctttttattatgttcttgtttttctatttgttaacAGTAGTGGGGAATATTATAATTATCACTGTTATTCAGATAGAACCTCGTCTCCAaacccccatgtacttcttcctcactAATTTATCCTTTCTAGATATCTGCTATATATCCACCAATGTCCCACAAATGCTGTCCAACATGGTGGGGAAAAAGACCATCCCATTCTCTAGCTGTGCTACTCAGATGtacttctccctctcctttggaATGATTGAATGTGTTCTCCTTGGGGTCATGGCTTATGACAGATATGTAGCCATTTGTCACCCTCTTCATTATACTGTCATTATGAACCAAAGTATCTGTGTCCAATTGGCAGCCATTTCTTGGTCCAGTAGCTTCCTGAGCTCCATGGTTATCAATGTCCTCACCTTGAGTTTGCCCTACTGTGGGCCCAATGTCCTGAATCACTTTTTCTGTGAGGTCCCTTCTGTCCTGAGGTTGGCTTGCACTGACACCTCATTTACTGAGCTGGTTGTTTTCATCTTCAGTATTATCATCGTCTTCATTCCTTTTCTCCTGATTGTTGTTTCCTATGCCCGAATCCTTCTATCAGTCCTCAGGATACGGTCAGCCTCTGGAAGGCACAAGGCACTGTCCACCTGTGCCTCCCATCTGACAGTGGTGGCCTTGTTCTATGGAACTGCCATCTTCATGTACATGAGACCCCAGTCGAAGTCCTCCAGGGCTGGGGGCAAGATCATTGCAGTGTTCTACACTGTGATCACACCTATGGTCAACCCCTTGATCTATAGCCTAAGGAACCAAGATGTGAAAGGAGCTTTAAGGAGAGCTATTGCAAAACAGAAGACAGGAGGGGTCTTAATGGGACATAAAGTTAACTGTTAA
- the LOC125915877 gene encoding olfactory receptor 1019 isoform X1 codes for MLKACKVQNKNHSMVTEFIFMGITQDPQLQTIFFVVFLLIYLVNVVGNIGMIILIITDTQLHTPMYFFLCNLSFVDLGYSSAIAPRMLADFLTKHKVISFSSCATQFAFFVGFVDAECYVLAAMAYDRFVAICRPLHYSTLMSKRVCVALMLGSYLAGLVSLVAHTSLTFSLSYCGSNIINHFFCEIPPLLALSCSDTYISEILLFSLCGFIEFSTVLIIFISYAFILVAIIRMHSAEGRHKAFSTCGSHLTGVTLFYGTVMFMYLRPTSSYSLDQDKWASVFYTIIIPMLNPLIYSLRNKDVKAAFKKLTGRKPQ; via the coding sequence aaaaccaCTCAATGGTGACCGAGTTTATCTTTATGGGCATCACTCAAGACCCTCAACTGCAGACCATCTTTTTTGTGGTCTTCCTCTTGATCTACCTGGTCAATGTCGTGGGGAACATTGGTATGATTATCTTGATCATAACGGACACTCAGCttcacacccccatgtacttttTCCTGTGTAACCTCTCTTTCGTTGACCTGGGATACTCTTCAGCCATTGCCCCCAGGATGCTGGCTGACTTCTTAACAAAGCACAAAGTTATCTCCTTCTCCAGCTGTGCCACCCAGTTTGCTTTCTTCGTAGGTTTTGTGGATGCCGAGTGCTATGTCCTGGCCGCCATGGCCTACGACCGTTTCGTGGCCATCTGTCGACCCCTCCACTATAGCACTCTCATGTCCAAGAGAGTTTGTGTGGCTCTCATGCTGGGCTCTTACCTGGCTGGCTTGGTGAGTTTAGTAGCCCACACTTCCCTCACCTTCAGTTTGAGTTACTGTGGTTCCAATATTATCAACCACTTCTTCTGTGAAATCCCACCTCTCTTAGCCCTCTCTTGCTCAGACACTTACATCAGCGAGATCTTGCTCTTTAGTCTGTGTGGCTTCATTGAATTCAGCACCGTCCTCATCATCTTCATCTCTTATGCCTTCATCCTCGTAGCAATCATCAGAATGCACTCAGCTGAAGGCCGCCATAAGGCTTTCTCCACCTGTGGGTCTCACCTCACTGGCGTCACCCTTTTTTATGGCACGGTCATGTTTATGTACCTGAGGCCAACATCCAGCTACTCCCTGGACCAAGACAAGTGGGCCTCTGTGTTCTACACTATTATCATCCCCATGCTGAATCCCTTGATCTACAGTTTACGGAACAAGGACGTGAAAGCTGCTTTCAAAAAACTAACTGGAAGAAAACCTCAGTAG
- the LOC125915877 gene encoding olfactory receptor 1019 isoform X2 has product MDKENHSMVTEFIFMGITQDPQLQTIFFVVFLLIYLVNVVGNIGMIILIITDTQLHTPMYFFLCNLSFVDLGYSSAIAPRMLADFLTKHKVISFSSCATQFAFFVGFVDAECYVLAAMAYDRFVAICRPLHYSTLMSKRVCVALMLGSYLAGLVSLVAHTSLTFSLSYCGSNIINHFFCEIPPLLALSCSDTYISEILLFSLCGFIEFSTVLIIFISYAFILVAIIRMHSAEGRHKAFSTCGSHLTGVTLFYGTVMFMYLRPTSSYSLDQDKWASVFYTIIIPMLNPLIYSLRNKDVKAAFKKLTGRKPQ; this is encoded by the coding sequence atggataaagaaaaccaCTCAATGGTGACCGAGTTTATCTTTATGGGCATCACTCAAGACCCTCAACTGCAGACCATCTTTTTTGTGGTCTTCCTCTTGATCTACCTGGTCAATGTCGTGGGGAACATTGGTATGATTATCTTGATCATAACGGACACTCAGCttcacacccccatgtacttttTCCTGTGTAACCTCTCTTTCGTTGACCTGGGATACTCTTCAGCCATTGCCCCCAGGATGCTGGCTGACTTCTTAACAAAGCACAAAGTTATCTCCTTCTCCAGCTGTGCCACCCAGTTTGCTTTCTTCGTAGGTTTTGTGGATGCCGAGTGCTATGTCCTGGCCGCCATGGCCTACGACCGTTTCGTGGCCATCTGTCGACCCCTCCACTATAGCACTCTCATGTCCAAGAGAGTTTGTGTGGCTCTCATGCTGGGCTCTTACCTGGCTGGCTTGGTGAGTTTAGTAGCCCACACTTCCCTCACCTTCAGTTTGAGTTACTGTGGTTCCAATATTATCAACCACTTCTTCTGTGAAATCCCACCTCTCTTAGCCCTCTCTTGCTCAGACACTTACATCAGCGAGATCTTGCTCTTTAGTCTGTGTGGCTTCATTGAATTCAGCACCGTCCTCATCATCTTCATCTCTTATGCCTTCATCCTCGTAGCAATCATCAGAATGCACTCAGCTGAAGGCCGCCATAAGGCTTTCTCCACCTGTGGGTCTCACCTCACTGGCGTCACCCTTTTTTATGGCACGGTCATGTTTATGTACCTGAGGCCAACATCCAGCTACTCCCTGGACCAAGACAAGTGGGCCTCTGTGTTCTACACTATTATCATCCCCATGCTGAATCCCTTGATCTACAGTTTACGGAACAAGGACGTGAAAGCTGCTTTCAAAAAACTAACTGGAAGAAAACCTCAGTAG